The proteins below come from a single Oxyura jamaicensis isolate SHBP4307 breed ruddy duck chromosome 1, BPBGC_Ojam_1.0, whole genome shotgun sequence genomic window:
- the LOC118160499 gene encoding uncharacterized protein LOC118160499: MQKCIHKSKETVISKMLPIFTFQAALCALVILEADGNVTTVNGNECDYVIFDPGYAQSEHRSQIRWYKGDVPLKQGTRGSTGYGQRIRVFRNGTLGLRVAGKEDAGRYTAKVCASSQHCLHQRTFQLRVHGYLVRGIVGDCVAFHLACLQSAGYIHAIWKKDRQRVAQIRRQPVNASEVYCKRARVFYNGSMSLCPAEWRDQGEYVAEVYDQDGLHLHQIFHLELKKVETLQEITELIGGSIFLNLTEMMPEHFLQVVWKKENTEVAWTNGSWFWYHGEYVNRSEIVSSHSLRLDKIETSDRGSYSIEVKDRDGRVVYEGITHVNIEQKETLGRNPSLYVLIVAAAVVVTIFLVALIWGFQKPGHRTGKKSPSTPKSPI; encoded by the exons ATGCAGAAATGTATACATAAGAGCAAAGAAACGGTCATTTCTAAAATGTTACCTATTTTCACCTTCCAGGCTGCATTGTGTGCACTTGTTATTCTTGaag CTGACGGCAATGTGACAACGGTAAATGGGAATGAGTGCGACTATGTTATTTTTGACCCTGGCTATGCCCAGTCAGAGCATCGTTCTCAGATCAGATGGTACAAGGGAGACGTGCCCTTAAAGCAGGGGACACGTGGCAGCACTGGGTACGGCCAGCGGATTCGTGTCTTTCGTAATGGAACACTGGGGCTCCGCGTTGCTGGGAAGGAGGATGCAGGACGGTACACAGCTAAGGTCTGCGCCAGCTCTCAGCATTGTCTCCACCAAAGGACATTTCAGTTACGTGTACATG GATACCTTGTCAGAGGGATTGTAGGTGACTGCGTTGCTTTTCACCTGGCCTGCCTGCAGTCAGCTGGGTACATCCATGCCATCTGGAAGAAAGACAGACAGCGAGTGGCACAGATCAGAAGGCAACCGGTAAACGCTTCAGAGGTCTACTGCAAGAGGGCCCGTGTGTTCTACAACGGCAGCATGAGTCTTTGCCCCGCAGAATGGAGAGATCAGGGAGAGTACGTGGCAGAAGTGTATGATCAGGATGGCTTGCATCTGCATCAGATTTTTCACCTGGAACTGAAGA aAGTGGAAACTCTTCAAGAAATCACAGAACTTATCGGTGGGTCCATATTCCTGAATCTAACAGAGATGATGCCGGAACACTTCCTCCAGGTAGtctggaaaaaggagaacacaGAAGTAGCTTGGACAAATGGTTCTTGGTTTTGGTACCATGGAGAATACGTTAACAGGTCTGAGATTGTGTCTAGTCACAGCCTTAGACTAGACAAGATTGAGACAAGTGACCGTGGCAGCTATTCTATAGAAGTGAAAGACAGAGATGGCAGAGTTGTGTACGAAGGCATCACTCATGTGAATATTG AGCAAAAGGAGACGCTTGGAAGAAATCCTTCTCTCTATGTTCTCATAGTAGCAGCAGCTGTTGTAGTTACTATTTTCTTGGTTGCACTGATATGGGGTTTTCAGAAGCCTGGGCATAGGACAGGTAAGAAATCTCCTTCAACACCTAAATCACCTATTTAA